The window TTCTGCGATACATTTCCAGTCTATCCATTCTCAAGCTCCAATATGTATTCTTTGATGTCTTCCATGCAAGGTAAAGTAGCGCTTTCGAGGGGCTCTGACGCGCCTATGGTACTGAGTTTAGCGGAATATGTCTTCAAACAGCCGCTATAGCCTCTAAGTAGTAACTCTTTGGCAACTTCACTGCTCCAATTTGCACCAGAGTATCCTTCTTCAACAATAATGATGTTCTTATAAGGCAAAGCCTTATCAACCAGTGATTGATCAATTGGATATACCAACGATGGAGAGACAAGGTGCACAGATATCTCTTCGTCCATATAGAGTGATATCTGAAGATTAATCAGATCAGCAGCCAAGCCTCCATATGTCATTATCAGGTAATTGCTAGTGGGTTCTTCAGCAATTTCCACGCTAGCGCACGGAAACTCGGACTTCGAATAGCTGATGTTGAGATCTTTGGCAGCCTCAGTTTCTTCCATCATGTAACGAGTATAATCCAGCTTGTTCTCTATAAAAACAATCGGATTGCCGCTATTTATGGCCTGCTTCAATAAATTTCCAGGATCGTTAAGAATGGAAGGAGCTACAATGCTAAGATCCGGGTAGCCCATAAATAGCTTTTCGATAGACTGAGAATGAGTCGCCCCATATCCTCTATATCCCCCCATTGGAGTTCGTAGCACAAAATGAAGATGTTTATCATACAGGCCAACG of the Candidatus Cloacimonadota bacterium genome contains:
- a CDS encoding alpha-ketoacid dehydrogenase subunit beta — translated: MSYISRLQAGLREALNDPDTYFLGEDIQEPYGGAFKVSKGLSHDYPNQVIATPMSEQGFTGMGIGMALGGLKVIVEIMFGDFITLCADQLINHASKFVGLYDKHLHFVLRTPMGGYRGYGATHSQSIEKLFMGYPDLSIVAPSILNDPGNLLKQAINSGNPIVFIENKLDYTRYMMEETEAAKDLNISYSKSEFPCASVEIAEEPTSNYLIMTYGGLAADLINLQISLYMDEEISVHLVSPSLVYPIDQSLVDKALPYKNIIIVEEGYSGANWSSEVAKELLLRGYSGCLKTYSAKLSTIGASEPLESATLPCMEDIKEYILELENG